One genomic window of Elusimicrobiota bacterium includes the following:
- a CDS encoding phenylalanine--tRNA ligase subunit beta, which produces MRYLLSWIEEFLPQPLPSVDKTIEALEQVGLSVAAVDQHPITFQGVVIGEVQEVWPHPNADRLRMARVSDGAKTYQVVCGAPNLAQNQKVAFAPIGARLKPGGQDLLIERRKIRNSESEGMICSSKELGLGDDHDGILVLPKDWTLGAPLDKYIRPETILDIELPFHRWDLTSHLGLARELAVYFWRACALEKFSGLPASAQDTVSVTITEDAAEACGRYEGLLLTGCQVKPSPWWIQRRLELLGLKAINNVVDATNYVTLEMGQPLHAFDWATIRGPRIEVRRAKQGEKLKALNAREYELLSSDLVIADAERPVALAGVIGGEETGVTGATKDIFFECAWFSRSAVRPAARRLGLRTESSSRFEKETDIAALPAALGRVLELIQNSGGATVRSVTSVYPKPPAPAKIEFSPSVVGKILGLELGADELFSVLTPLCEETKKVSADEWVVIPRSHRGDLRLVEDVAEEALRYLGFSRVPGQEGYQARIPALTNLPDELKRGNRELSAHFCDTFRGVGFHEAANYPLCGEKEINELCGESVLEKTARLANPVSADLSCLRPSLLIGLYRNWLANKNHPRQRVFLQETGYVHGRGDQAGPEPFVSESIWAAIAFGSMVEPNWLRQEKSPVGFWEMVGLVEGALGQLRISFERGETQDAFAAFHPGKRLAWLSCGKVIGCAAELATDESLDSKTNFPLAYAQINLDALGDCCRGIPELRFKAIPILGLIQKDLAVLVDEHIPWSSIEASVRQALGPLLEQIRPFDVYASPKLGKNKKSVALRLSLRPKEKTPTQEEIQSWLEKAVGALKRDVGAELRA; this is translated from the coding sequence ATGCGCTATTTATTGAGCTGGATCGAAGAATTTTTGCCCCAGCCTCTTCCTTCAGTCGATAAGACAATCGAGGCCTTGGAACAGGTCGGGCTTTCAGTCGCGGCCGTTGATCAGCACCCGATTACTTTTCAAGGAGTGGTGATCGGCGAGGTGCAGGAAGTTTGGCCCCATCCCAATGCGGATCGCTTAAGGATGGCCAGGGTTTCCGACGGCGCCAAAACATATCAGGTTGTTTGCGGCGCCCCCAATTTGGCCCAGAATCAAAAAGTGGCTTTTGCGCCTATCGGCGCCCGGTTGAAGCCCGGCGGGCAGGACTTGTTGATCGAGCGAAGAAAAATAAGGAATTCGGAAAGCGAGGGCATGATTTGTTCCTCTAAAGAGCTCGGCCTGGGCGATGATCATGACGGCATTCTTGTGTTGCCCAAGGATTGGACGCTGGGAGCGCCCCTCGACAAATATATCCGGCCGGAAACCATTTTAGATATCGAATTGCCTTTTCATCGCTGGGATTTGACCAGCCATTTGGGCTTGGCCAGGGAGCTGGCCGTTTATTTTTGGCGCGCTTGCGCGCTGGAAAAATTTTCCGGGCTTCCGGCCTCCGCTCAGGACACGGTTTCCGTGACCATTACCGAGGACGCGGCCGAAGCCTGCGGCCGGTACGAAGGGCTGTTGCTGACCGGCTGCCAGGTTAAACCCAGCCCCTGGTGGATTCAGAGGCGTTTGGAGCTTTTGGGGCTTAAGGCCATCAACAATGTTGTGGATGCCACTAATTACGTTACGTTAGAGATGGGCCAGCCTTTGCATGCCTTTGATTGGGCTACGATCAGGGGGCCAAGGATCGAAGTTCGCCGGGCTAAACAGGGAGAAAAATTGAAGGCTTTGAACGCGCGCGAATACGAGCTTTTATCATCGGATTTGGTGATTGCGGACGCTGAGCGGCCCGTGGCTTTGGCGGGCGTCATCGGCGGCGAAGAAACCGGCGTTACCGGCGCCACCAAGGACATTTTTTTTGAATGCGCCTGGTTTTCCAGGTCGGCGGTGCGGCCCGCGGCCCGGCGTCTGGGTTTGAGAACCGAATCATCCTCACGTTTTGAGAAGGAAACGGATATCGCGGCTTTGCCCGCGGCTTTGGGCCGCGTGCTTGAGCTGATTCAAAATTCCGGCGGCGCCACGGTGCGCTCCGTGACTAGCGTGTACCCAAAGCCTCCGGCCCCGGCCAAAATCGAATTCTCGCCGTCCGTCGTCGGTAAAATTTTAGGTTTGGAGCTCGGCGCGGACGAGCTCTTTTCGGTTTTGACGCCGCTGTGCGAAGAGACGAAGAAAGTTTCGGCGGATGAATGGGTGGTGATTCCGCGCAGCCACCGGGGGGATTTGCGTTTGGTCGAGGATGTGGCGGAGGAGGCTTTGCGTTACCTTGGTTTTTCGCGCGTGCCCGGGCAGGAGGGTTATCAGGCGCGCATCCCGGCGCTGACGAATTTGCCCGATGAGCTTAAACGCGGCAATCGCGAACTCTCAGCCCATTTTTGCGATACGTTCCGGGGTGTCGGGTTTCATGAGGCGGCCAATTACCCTCTTTGCGGCGAAAAAGAAATCAATGAGCTTTGCGGCGAATCTGTTTTGGAAAAAACAGCCCGCTTGGCTAATCCGGTTTCAGCGGATTTATCCTGCTTGCGGCCTTCTCTATTGATCGGGCTTTATCGTAATTGGTTGGCCAATAAAAATCATCCCAGGCAAAGAGTTTTTCTTCAAGAGACGGGGTATGTGCATGGCCGGGGTGATCAGGCCGGCCCCGAGCCGTTTGTGAGCGAATCCATCTGGGCAGCCATTGCTTTTGGAAGCATGGTCGAGCCCAATTGGCTGCGCCAGGAAAAGTCTCCGGTCGGTTTTTGGGAGATGGTCGGTTTGGTCGAGGGCGCGCTCGGGCAATTGCGGATTTCATTTGAACGCGGCGAAACCCAAGACGCGTTTGCCGCTTTTCATCCTGGGAAAAGACTGGCTTGGCTTTCCTGCGGGAAAGTCATCGGGTGCGCGGCTGAGTTGGCCACGGACGAGTCCTTGGACTCAAAAACGAATTTTCCTCTCGCGTACGCCCAAATCAATTTGGATGCCCTGGGGGATTGCTGCCGGGGAATTCCCGAATTGCGTTTCAAAGCGATCCCGATTCTCGGACTTATTCAAAAGGATTTGGCTGTTCTTGTCGACGAGCACATTCCCTGGTCATCCATTGAGGCGTCCGTGCGCCAAGCATTGGGCCCCTTGTTGGAGCAAATCCGGCCTTTCGACGTTTACGCTTCGCCCAAGCTTGGAAAAAATAAAAAAAGCGTGGCCTTGCGATTGTCCTTAAGGCCCAAGGAAAAAACCCCGACCCAGGAAGAGATTCAATCCTGGCTTGAGAAAGCCGTCGGCGCGTTGAAGCGCGACGTGGGCGCTGAGTTGAGGGCGTAA
- a CDS encoding cell division protein ZapA, which translates to MIQEKITVEILGRRYELDIEGLTEIEASALANLVAEKIMELQRQSRVVDTSKLAVLAALNFADELRRLQVKHDQTVETVGRRVSSLKKILEELLK; encoded by the coding sequence ATGATTCAAGAGAAAATTACCGTCGAGATTTTGGGCCGCCGCTATGAATTGGACATCGAAGGCTTGACGGAAATCGAAGCCAGCGCCCTGGCTAATTTGGTGGCGGAGAAAATTATGGAGCTGCAGCGTCAATCCAGGGTCGTGGATACTTCGAAACTGGCCGTTCTGGCGGCGTTGAATTTCGCGGATGAGCTTCGCCGCCTGCAGGTCAAACACGATCAAACCGTTGAAACCGTCGGCCGCCGCGTTTCTTCTTTAAAGAAAATTTTAGAGGAGCTTTTAAAGTGA
- a CDS encoding TlyA family RNA methyltransferase: protein MKNPIKPRLDELIVAKGLAPTRAKAQALILAGRVLVNGEPKPKAGDRVASGAEIEITPGSTLKYVSRGGLKLEGALQALGVSVSGKIALDVGSSTGGFTDCLLQSGAQLVYAVDVGQNLMHERLRADPRVRLIEKMNARYLSPELFDHKPRLAVIDVSFISVNMVLPPAAACLEPPFEIIALVKPQFEVGRGKTKGGVVKDEALRSKAIESVRRFIEAEMGLTVAGECPSPVPGPEGNVEHFLYIKDA, encoded by the coding sequence TTGAAAAATCCCATCAAACCCCGTCTTGATGAATTGATTGTGGCCAAGGGCTTGGCGCCGACGCGCGCCAAAGCCCAGGCCTTGATTTTGGCGGGGCGTGTTTTGGTTAACGGCGAGCCCAAGCCCAAGGCCGGGGATCGCGTCGCTTCAGGGGCGGAGATCGAAATTACACCGGGCTCCACGCTTAAATACGTTTCTCGCGGGGGGTTGAAACTTGAGGGCGCGCTCCAGGCATTGGGGGTCAGCGTCAGCGGCAAAATCGCCTTGGATGTGGGCTCGTCAACGGGCGGATTCACGGATTGCCTGCTCCAATCCGGGGCTCAATTGGTTTATGCCGTGGATGTGGGCCAAAACCTTATGCATGAGCGTTTGCGGGCTGATCCCAGGGTGCGTTTGATTGAAAAAATGAATGCCCGGTATTTGTCACCTGAGCTATTCGACCACAAGCCCCGCTTAGCGGTGATTGATGTGTCTTTTATTTCCGTCAATATGGTTTTGCCGCCGGCTGCCGCCTGTTTGGAGCCGCCTTTTGAGATAATAGCCCTGGTTAAGCCGCAGTTTGAAGTCGGGCGCGGCAAGACCAAGGGGGGCGTGGTCAAGGACGAAGCCCTGCGCAGCAAAGCCATTGAATCCGTCCGCCGGTTTATCGAGGCGGAAATGGGTTTGACTGTGGCCGGCGAGTGCCCCAGTCCCGTGCCCGGGCCCGAGGGTAACGTGGAACATTTTTTATACATTAAAGATGCTTAA
- a CDS encoding polyprenyl synthetase family protein, with amino-acid sequence MGTFEKYCDSRKKLIDRSLKAHMGAFFPFGILREAAQHALFPGGKRIRPLLAMAIGEGLGAKSRPLLDFACALELIHNYTLIHDDLPAMDDDDFRRGKPTVHKKYGEACAILTGDALLTHAFELLAGCRPEIGRLVARSIGGRGVILGQALDLGLGGGKKNDTRSLNKINQLKTACLFEASIVGAAFCSSKGAQAAALLRSFGVLFGECFQIADDLADAKEEKKKNVQTLATRGKTKELEARLRNLERKLERKAVALPLKKPYPSILLSLVRKLYLTP; translated from the coding sequence GTGGGGACATTCGAAAAGTATTGCGACTCCCGCAAAAAGCTCATCGACCGCTCTTTGAAAGCGCATATGGGCGCGTTTTTTCCTTTCGGCATTTTGCGCGAAGCCGCCCAACATGCGCTGTTTCCGGGGGGCAAGAGGATCAGGCCTTTGCTGGCCATGGCGATCGGCGAGGGTTTGGGTGCGAAATCTCGGCCATTGCTTGATTTCGCCTGCGCGTTGGAGTTGATTCACAATTACACCTTGATTCACGATGATTTGCCGGCCATGGACGATGATGATTTTCGCCGGGGAAAACCCACCGTTCATAAAAAATACGGAGAAGCCTGCGCCATCTTGACCGGGGACGCGCTCTTGACCCATGCCTTTGAGCTTTTGGCCGGTTGCCGTCCGGAAATCGGGCGGCTTGTGGCCCGGTCCATCGGCGGGCGGGGCGTGATTTTAGGCCAGGCGCTTGATTTGGGTTTAGGAGGCGGCAAGAAAAACGACACGCGCTCCTTGAACAAAATTAATCAGCTTAAAACAGCCTGTCTTTTTGAGGCTTCGATCGTGGGCGCCGCTTTTTGTTCCTCTAAGGGCGCTCAAGCGGCGGCGCTGTTGCGATCATTCGGAGTTTTGTTCGGCGAGTGCTTCCAAATCGCGGATGATTTGGCCGACGCCAAAGAAGAGAAAAAGAAAAACGTGCAAACATTGGCGACCAGGGGCAAAACCAAGGAACTTGAGGCCAGGCTTAGAAATCTTGAGCGTAAGCTGGAGAGGAAGGCCGTGGCGTTGCCGCTTAAAAAGCCGTATCCTTCGATTTTATTGAGCTTGGTTCGTAAGCTTTATTTAACCCCTTGA
- a CDS encoding leucine--tRNA ligase, translated as MSRYEPRSIEPKWQRRWEEAKIFRSQDKGSGPKYYILDMFPYPSAAGLHVGHPEGYTATDIIARMKRMQGMSVLHPMGWDAFGLPTENYAIATGIHPAKVTQDCVTNFRRQIKSLGFSYDWDREINTTDPEYYRWTQWIFLQLFKKGLAYEAVVPINFCPSCKTGLANEEVHQGGCERCGTAAIKKDMRQWMLKITAYADRLLEDLEGLDWPASTLLMQKNWIGLSDGAQVDFEVAEPAQSKGKTIAIFTTRPDTLFGATYMVLAPEHPLVNNLTTAQQRSQVEQYCQAASAKTEIERTDEGRAKTGVFTGGYALNPVNGEKIPIWVADYVLYHYGTGAIMSVPAHDQRDFEFAKAYNLPMRQVVWPTSDKYFAVDRAYEDDGFAHNSGEFNGLPTAEFKVKITAWLKDRKLGFARRTYKLRDWVFSRQRYWGEPIPIVHCKGRCAKAVPVAEKDLPVTLPDVARYEPAGTGESPLAGLRDWVNTKCPDCGGPAERETNTMPQWAGSCWYYLRFIDPKNDQAAWDKALEKRWMAVDLYVGGSEHAVLHLLYSRFWHKVLYDSGLVSTKEPFIKLRHQGMILSYSFQDQRGAYHGYDELDASAENPRLKATGEVLSKRIEKMSKSKKNVVNPDEIIRDWGADTMRLYEMFMGEFELSKPWDMTQIEGVHRFLQRVWRLVAEKSGAKASGSDDCARLRHKTIKLVTERIESFKFNTAITALMEYVNALIAQGAGREDLETLLKLVSPFAPHLAEECWELLGNKPFVSSALWPSYDENLAQDEKVAMPVQINGKVRETLELGRGAISQQELVRLAKENPRVSKHLENAKILKVIYVPGRILNFVIQKESTDGQNN; from the coding sequence ATGTCCAGGTACGAGCCCCGCAGCATCGAACCCAAGTGGCAGCGGCGTTGGGAAGAGGCCAAAATTTTTCGTTCGCAGGACAAGGGGTCCGGCCCAAAATATTACATTCTCGATATGTTTCCCTATCCTTCCGCGGCCGGGCTTCATGTCGGCCATCCCGAAGGCTACACGGCCACGGACATCATCGCGCGCATGAAAAGAATGCAGGGGATGAGCGTGCTTCATCCCATGGGCTGGGACGCTTTCGGACTGCCCACGGAAAACTACGCCATTGCCACGGGCATTCATCCGGCCAAGGTGACGCAAGATTGCGTGACGAATTTCAGGCGCCAAATCAAATCGTTAGGTTTTTCTTACGATTGGGACCGGGAAATCAACACAACCGACCCGGAGTATTACCGTTGGACTCAGTGGATTTTTCTTCAGTTGTTCAAGAAAGGGCTGGCTTACGAAGCCGTTGTGCCCATCAATTTTTGTCCCTCCTGCAAAACCGGTTTGGCTAATGAGGAAGTGCATCAGGGCGGCTGCGAGCGCTGCGGCACGGCCGCCATCAAAAAAGACATGCGCCAATGGATGCTCAAAATTACGGCTTATGCCGATCGATTGCTTGAAGATTTGGAAGGTTTGGATTGGCCGGCATCCACCCTGTTGATGCAGAAAAATTGGATCGGTTTGTCGGACGGAGCCCAGGTTGATTTTGAGGTGGCGGAGCCCGCCCAATCCAAGGGCAAAACAATCGCGATTTTTACGACCCGGCCCGATACTTTATTCGGAGCGACGTACATGGTTTTGGCCCCTGAGCATCCGTTGGTCAACAATTTAACCACGGCCCAACAACGCAGTCAGGTCGAACAGTATTGCCAGGCGGCCTCAGCCAAAACGGAAATCGAGCGCACGGATGAAGGCCGCGCGAAAACCGGGGTTTTCACCGGCGGCTACGCCCTCAATCCGGTTAATGGGGAGAAAATTCCAATTTGGGTGGCCGACTATGTTCTTTATCATTACGGAACCGGCGCCATTATGTCCGTTCCTGCGCATGACCAGCGGGATTTTGAATTCGCCAAAGCTTATAACCTGCCCATGCGCCAAGTCGTTTGGCCCACTTCGGATAAATATTTTGCCGTGGACCGTGCGTACGAGGATGACGGGTTCGCGCACAACAGCGGCGAGTTTAACGGTTTGCCCACGGCCGAATTCAAAGTCAAAATCACAGCATGGCTGAAGGATCGCAAATTGGGATTCGCACGCCGGACATACAAGCTTCGGGATTGGGTTTTTTCCAGGCAGCGTTATTGGGGGGAACCGATCCCCATCGTTCATTGCAAGGGCCGCTGCGCCAAGGCCGTGCCTGTCGCGGAGAAGGATTTGCCGGTGACATTGCCGGATGTGGCGCGTTATGAACCGGCGGGAACGGGGGAATCCCCGCTGGCGGGGCTGCGCGATTGGGTGAATACCAAATGCCCGGATTGCGGCGGACCGGCTGAACGGGAAACCAACACGATGCCCCAGTGGGCGGGCTCATGCTGGTATTACCTGCGCTTCATCGATCCTAAAAACGATCAAGCGGCCTGGGATAAGGCTTTGGAGAAGCGATGGATGGCCGTTGATCTTTATGTGGGCGGCTCCGAGCATGCGGTTCTGCACCTGCTTTATTCGCGCTTCTGGCATAAAGTGCTTTATGATTCGGGCCTTGTTTCAACCAAAGAGCCCTTCATTAAACTGCGCCATCAAGGGATGATTTTGTCTTATAGCTTCCAGGATCAGCGCGGCGCTTATCATGGTTATGACGAACTCGACGCATCGGCTGAAAACCCCCGGCTGAAAGCCACAGGCGAAGTTTTAAGCAAGCGCATCGAGAAAATGTCGAAATCGAAAAAGAACGTGGTTAATCCCGATGAGATTATCCGCGATTGGGGCGCGGACACCATGCGCCTTTACGAGATGTTCATGGGCGAATTCGAGCTCTCTAAGCCCTGGGACATGACTCAAATCGAAGGCGTCCACCGTTTCCTCCAGCGCGTTTGGCGCTTGGTCGCGGAAAAATCCGGCGCCAAAGCATCCGGTTCGGATGATTGTGCGCGGCTGCGGCATAAAACGATTAAGCTGGTGACCGAGCGCATCGAGTCGTTTAAATTCAACACCGCCATCACTGCGTTGATGGAATATGTCAATGCCCTGATCGCGCAGGGCGCCGGGCGCGAAGATTTGGAGACGTTGTTGAAGCTGGTGTCGCCGTTCGCTCCTCATTTGGCCGAGGAATGCTGGGAGCTCTTGGGCAACAAGCCGTTCGTTTCTTCGGCGCTTTGGCCGTCTTACGACGAAAATTTGGCGCAGGATGAGAAAGTCGCGATGCCGGTGCAAATCAACGGCAAGGTCAGGGAGACGCTTGAGCTGGGCCGCGGCGCAATCAGCCAGCAGGAGCTGGTGCGTCTGGCAAAAGAGAACCCGCGGGTTTCCAAGCACCTTGAAAATGCCAAAATCCTCAAGGTGATTTATGTCCCAGGACGGATCCTGAATTTTGTGATTCAAAAGGAGTCAACCGATGGTCAAAACAATTAA
- a CDS encoding type II toxin-antitoxin system PemK/MazF family toxin → MSLINIKRGDIFWLDFSRSPAKPMEKKRPVLIVQNNLGNRYSPKTIVAAIHSETGKGLPVHVSVPKGIGGLSKDSVIDCGVLVTVDKTLLQGKLGELPLVFSSQVDKALRISLALA, encoded by the coding sequence GTGAGTCTGATTAATATCAAGCGTGGCGATATTTTTTGGTTGGATTTTAGCCGTTCGCCTGCCAAACCCATGGAGAAAAAACGGCCGGTGTTGATTGTGCAGAACAATCTGGGAAACCGTTATTCTCCCAAAACTATTGTAGCCGCCATTCATTCGGAAACGGGCAAGGGATTGCCTGTCCATGTCTCTGTGCCCAAAGGTATCGGCGGTTTGTCTAAAGATTCGGTTATCGATTGCGGCGTTTTGGTCACGGTGGACAAGACTTTATTGCAAGGAAAGCTGGGGGAACTGCCCTTGGTTTTTTCATCTCAAGTCGATAAGGCTTTGAGAATCAGCTTGGCTCTAGCTTAA
- a CDS encoding replication-associated recombination protein A codes for MELFETKKADWVPLARQSAPQTLDEFTGQEHLVGPGCPLRLALESEQPFNAIFFGPPGCGKTSFARLLAQKKGMDCVEISCATSGLPKIKEAIGGAELKLKTTGRTTLLVLDEIHHLNRTQQDILLPYMESGVIAMVGMTTENPFFYIHKAILSRALVYEFRSLDDQALGIVLDRSLSAIAKKGRPLPLGDDARRFLLRFAAGDGRKLLNALEFLSGVAKQTLASAWSAKDVERLLGRQQILYDKKEDAHYDAASAFIKSMRGTDPDAAIYWLARMLEGGEDPRFIARRIVIAASEDVGNADPMALVVAQSAFNAIEMLGLPEGAIPLAHAAIYVACAPKSNACYLALKAAQEEVKKNKQEVPIHLKDSNLDAELGHGEGYLYAHDYPEHFVTQKYMEKFVQFYKPTTIGSEATMKERLEKFWKRSY; via the coding sequence ATGGAACTTTTCGAAACTAAAAAAGCCGATTGGGTTCCCTTAGCCCGTCAATCCGCCCCTCAAACCCTCGACGAATTCACCGGCCAGGAACATTTGGTCGGACCCGGCTGCCCTTTGCGTCTGGCTTTGGAATCCGAGCAGCCTTTTAACGCCATTTTTTTCGGGCCGCCCGGCTGCGGCAAAACCTCATTCGCCCGGCTCTTGGCCCAGAAAAAGGGCATGGACTGCGTGGAAATTTCCTGCGCCACCAGCGGGTTGCCTAAAATTAAAGAGGCCATCGGCGGCGCCGAACTCAAATTAAAAACGACCGGGCGCACGACGCTTTTGGTCCTCGATGAAATTCATCATTTAAACCGCACCCAGCAGGATATTCTTTTGCCGTACATGGAATCAGGCGTGATTGCCATGGTGGGCATGACCACGGAAAATCCGTTTTTTTACATTCACAAGGCGATTTTATCCCGGGCTTTGGTGTACGAATTCAGAAGCCTTGACGATCAGGCCTTGGGCATTGTGCTGGATCGATCATTAAGCGCGATCGCCAAGAAAGGCCGGCCTTTGCCCTTGGGCGATGACGCCCGGCGTTTTCTTCTTCGTTTTGCCGCCGGCGATGGGCGGAAACTTTTAAACGCGCTTGAGTTTTTATCCGGAGTGGCCAAACAAACCTTGGCCAGCGCCTGGAGCGCCAAGGACGTGGAACGGCTCTTGGGCCGCCAACAAATCCTTTATGACAAGAAAGAAGATGCGCATTACGACGCAGCCAGCGCCTTCATCAAATCCATGCGCGGCACGGACCCGGATGCCGCGATTTATTGGCTGGCGCGCATGCTTGAGGGGGGAGAAGACCCCAGATTCATTGCCCGCCGCATTGTGATCGCAGCCAGCGAGGACGTGGGCAATGCCGACCCCATGGCTTTAGTAGTGGCCCAAAGCGCTTTTAACGCCATCGAAATGTTGGGCTTGCCGGAGGGAGCCATTCCCTTGGCACACGCCGCCATTTACGTGGCCTGCGCCCCTAAGTCCAACGCCTGTTATTTGGCCTTAAAAGCCGCGCAGGAAGAGGTAAAAAAGAATAAACAAGAAGTCCCCATCCATTTAAAAGACTCCAATTTGGACGCGGAATTAGGCCACGGCGAAGGCTATCTCTACGCCCACGATTACCCGGAGCATTTCGTAACCCAAAAATACATGGAAAAATTCGTCCAGTTTTATAAACCCACCACGATCGGATCCGAAGCCACAATGAAGGAACGCCTGGAAAAGTTTTGGAAGCGAAGCTATTAA